From Solanum stenotomum isolate F172 chromosome 2, ASM1918654v1, whole genome shotgun sequence:
GCATCCAAGggatttcaatttaattttgaaagatCACCTGCTCAGCTAACTCGCTCAACTTAGCACTGTAATTGACTAAGCTTGTTTTTGACTATTTCAATACTTGTGAGTTGTGACATAGTTTGGGTTGTCAACTTACTTTGTTGATTGATACATGTGACAGCAACTAAAAGGCAatgatgtaataatttttttaaaatcaagattaattaaaaaataaaaatattttagcaaaattattaaattaactaattaattaatttacctGGTAAGGCTATGAATGCATCAGCTTGTCTTGCCATTTCTGCTTTTCTTTGATGCATTCCAGACACTGCTCTTACTTCTCCAACACTTTCTCCAGTAatctttatattaaaaaaatatcataaaaactgagttaaaaaataaaatcaaatcgCAATGTGAAAGAGTCTAGTCTTTAGAGTCGTTAAAATAGGCTTGGCCTATAAGGTTGGCTCAATACATACCAAAAATTGGGTGTCATGACGAACTAGATCAACTTATTTTAACGACATATTACCACAGTTTGATTGGATCAACTAAACGGTAGTTGGACCAACCAAACCGTGGTAATACatgtatattattaatatatccAAATATAGATACTAGTCACACAATTAATTGGAGaacataattattattatctatagaaatggttattattattgtttaaagGTAAAAAAGACAAATTACCTCTCTTGGCATAAGAGTTTTAGGAATCACCCtgtcaagtgaaaaaaaaaagacttttatattagtgatgaagaagattttattattattttttaaaaaaaataaaataaatattggtaCCCTAACACGTGGCGGCCACCATTAAAAACTGATTGAGAAACTAGGCCCATCAAGCCAACACTGCCACCTCCATAAACCAGGTCGATGTTCCTTTCAACCtgacaaataatataatatatagtttaaatttataattatgacaagtattttttttaatatatatttaattatgacAAAACATTGCTTGTCTAAATTGCTTACTCCACTATATTCAACGTGAACcccatttaattaaaaaaaataatactcaaGTTAATCTTACTCATCACCTACTATAATTTTGTAACATCAAATAATTAATCCAACGTGATTTCTTAATATGCAAAGCccataaaaacaaaagaagaggAATTATtgaattacaattattttttttaactttaattccGCTTTTTCTGTTTTATAATCAATAGTATTGTTGAAAATTTAAGTACTTGGAATTCCATACACCTTGCAAAATCATaggaatttcaagaaaaaaaaaatgataatcccccaaagaaaagaacaaaagagtTATGTGATTTATACTGCAAGTAAATATatcaggtgatttcttttcatttatgTTGTCtgattgattaaaaaaaagaattgtgtGATTTGAGGATAATTAGTCTCTGTTTTTAATgtctaaatttattttcatgcaatTGTAACTCGtaaggaaaatgaaaagaaatgaatttagaatttagagtatacgaattttaaaaaatgtaatctTATCATATGTATACATAATTCAGTTGAACTCAGAGAAGCCGTACCAGTTGATTGCCAAGTTGAATAGCAGCAAGTTGATAACTTGGCTTTTTGCCTGGACTGCTTCCACAAAAAACACATATGCGTTTGAATCTTGATGTTTTAGTGGCCTGAATTTGTGTCTGGTGATTGTTTTCCATTATTTACGTGACGTAAATCGTACTAAGCAAATTTGATGCGATGTGTTCGATTGAAAAAGGGAGAGGGGAACAGAAGgaattttagagaaaaaagaGAGTTTGAGTCAGCaattatctttgaaattgaagaattaaGCAGAGGAGGCAAAGAGGGGAATGTTGATGTGAGAAGAAAATGCTATTATTGGTCCTTTTTTATATACACTTTCCGCCTAtactttttcatcatttttactTACCCCATGTTTTTGGAATTTGGgtatatattattctttataattaacaaaaaaaagaagaagaaggaagatgCTAGTTATTTGCATCGTATGTATAGGCAGAGtcaagatttttaatttttaattttaaatgataaatcATTGTTACTTTTTGAATGAGTATACAAATAGAGGTGTAAATTTCACTAAGTAAATTCAATGTGATTAGTTCGATTCAGAAGGATACCAAGTGGGATATCCCTTCGCACCTTTTTGGGATAGCACTAACGACTTAGATTCGATTTGATTCATGATTTTCATTTTGGATACCTCTGCTATACAACTCAGTTATTCCTTCAGTTGATCGTAAATTTCTTACTAACTTGATTctagataaattatttatgtcTATCGAACACAGCTTAAATAGTGATTCTGTATCTATATACGAGGATGGTCAAAAGATCACAATTTAAATAGTAAATCTCTAATGAATTTGTACaactttctttaaaataaatcatgttGGGAGAGATAAAAAGACAATTTAATAAAAGTTTATATTTcgagaaataaataaaagaaattactaGAGATAAATTGGAATTctaaaaaatgcaaaaaattgTCACTTTCAACCTAAAGGTAAAGAAGGTGCAAGGAAATTCAAGGTTGTGTGGTGAAGAGGGTCCACATATGGCAACGGTGAAGTAACAAGTTTTATTCTTTTGATTTATCTAGATAAATTTATATagtcaattaaatataatataaattttatatcaatttagttttgaaatattttatcttgttatgtttaagaaataatatctgagtcaaatattttaagcatGTTATGTGATtgctgaaattaaaataatcaaatactaaatatagaaaaaatatattcatttgaaaaaataaaaataataataataaatacaagCACAAGGAAGAGTCGTAGAGAAAGAATTTTAGTGAAATTAGGAACCATGCTgtctcttttattatttttgtcggtttgtgtattattattttataaaataagaagtttatACTCCTTTTGTTCCTATtcacttgtccacttttgaattgacacatctattaagaaaataattaatgacataatgagtttaccattttacccctattaattatgaagtgtatgaaaagttctacattttttaaagtaattagtcatttaattgagggtataataggtaaaaaaaattgtcctttcttgatttgtcaaaatgaacaagtaattagggacaactataaaaggaaaagtagacaaataattagggacagaggaatTATATTTTAGTACGTGTTTATTCTCATCcatatataattgaattgtgtacggtttttttttccttaactaAGCTATGTAGAATTGGCCATTAATATTTGAAAGCAATTTCTTTTTTCGAAACTATTTGAAAGCAATTGATAATAAGTACTAccttaaatttaattattttttccccACTTGAGCACCGACTTGTATAAATTTTCTCGttttataaaatagtatatattttcCATTTAACGTAAATCCACCACCGCATAATAATTCATTGCCTCTTAGCAGCATGAATGCTACATCCTAGATAGCGAAAGTCCAGTAGCTGAAAGCATCGCTAACTTACGTATTCTATGCAATTGGAGGAGTCAAAGCTTTGACCATGTGCTTGTTGAAGAATGAACCCAACAACTCATACATAATGACTTAGATTAAGAGAATTCACCAAAGGTCATAGCAAAAGTGAAtctttatgaaaaaataaatgtataaaGCTATTCAACTCGATAATACATTCTCAACTCTCTCAAAATAGAATCTACATGTCACTATATATCAAGTTTACACCAAGgcatattttccttttaaaagttatttggTTAAAGAATATAAGATTTCAGtatacaacaaaaattaactcGTTTCATCTCAATTTGACTTTCTATTATCCAAACTGAGAAAACTCTTAAACACATCTCACcacaaaagaaatttaatttacttAATATTAGTGAAAACTAAAGAACGGTGAGACATTTAAGTGTCatgaacattttattttatgaactCCATGTAACactttcagaaaaaaaattgcatataTGAATAGAAGAACTCTTAAATTATTTGTTCCTTCTATTACTTCCATTGCAtctctaataattttataattatccAAGACATTCCATTGAATGAATTTTTCTATTGAATGTTTCTTTTCCACATTTTGTACACATGAAATAAGAAAGTAGCATGATAAATTTGAAGTCAACTTAAAtgtaacatttttaaaaatatatatatttttagaaagcCCACTAACGTCAAAAAGATAAACCACATACATGTATTAGAATAAAATAGTACAAAGAATTGATaactattttgaaatttatgtgtAAACacgttttaattaatttgaattgatttcACAATTTGGAATTAAAATGGaatgaagaaaaattaaagataaaaagcAAAAGTTgaaacttctttttctttttattttttcctaaaagactTAACGGTCGCAGAGAATTATTATGAAATGGGCCAGGAAAAAGTGGGCCGGTTTTGCATTGTGTAGCGTCAATATCGTTTTCTtcgttccaatttatgtgatataatataatttgatacgaaattttaaagagaaagaaagactttgtaaacttgtgatctaaaataagtcatatagATTTGTGTGTctataaatcatctcattaagaataaaatggtcgttaaaacttaaaactacattattactaaatataaaaagtgttattcttttgaaaaacaattaaaaagaaaagtgtgtcatataaatcatctcattaagaataaaatgatctttaattttCACCTCACAAATTGATGGACTTCATTTTTCATCCCTACTTCTCGTTTAATAAAAGATTATGAGCTAAACCATCCTTAACTATGACCTAATTTCACAAGTAAAAGTTTTATGTTGTCGTGTCTAACATAAGTTCTGTAATATCCAATTCACAAAAGATATTAAAGAATTTCTGCGATAAAAGTTTAGCAAATTAaggaatatatataactttcgTTAGTTCTGAAACTAAACTTATATACCTTGCAAGTTTATTTGTGGTGAATGTTGTCTTgcaattttcttgtttttggtcTTGTGACACATAATTTATGGATCATAAACTCCTcgagaaataatattttgaaactgAACTTATGCCGGACACTACCTTCTTTGACGGTGCCGTACGAAAGCAAGTGTTAGTGAGTAGTCCTTTTTAATTGGGCCACAGCCCCTTTCATCTATTAGTAATTATCCAGCAATGCATTAAAAAGTCCTTTCAACCACATACTTCCATTTTAACACttctatattttcatttttattttaaaaaagacttTTTAGTTTTTGGATATATCTTCTCCTAGttgcatttatttattattaaaaacaaggaaaaaatcatcaaaaccaaACATGTGTCTGCATGTTATATAGTTGATGATGTGTTCCAACTTATACAGTAGTATTCAATGTAAAAAGGTAATTCAAAAAAGTAGTCAAAGGAATAATGGTTTAGCTCCTTCCACTAATAATCAATGACGAAGTCATAATTTTTATTgagttcaaaataaaaaaataaaataaaagcacatgaaaagattgaagcaggatcaacatctactatatataataaacaaataatttaaatcatGTAGCTAGTGTAGTTTTCCGCTAAAGAGTTTGAATCCTTACTAGCTTCGCCCCTGATAACAATGTATAACTAGCCGAGGTTACGACTTACGATAGAGTGGTCAATATTATATGAAGAGTAGAATGAAACTTGAGGTGcgttttgaaaaaagaaagacttcAGTTAGACTTCGTATATTATATCGCGCacgaaaaagagaaaaatctaCCTACTTTATGTTGCATCTCAACTCTCTCTGTATACTCGATTTCCAATTCATTTTCTTCCAATTTAATAAGTCAATTAGAAGGATAATTATATCCAACTCTATGTATGATTTTCTGATAAACACTTATTttagtttcctttttttcttccaaGAAATTTCCAATGTCAAAAGTTTTATTTTGCTGGGCCTCTAAAAGTCTCTTTCATATAAGTTAATGGTCAATATTGTTTGTTCATTCTTACGTCTCTATcctttcatttatttaattttcattctaaagtttaaagagaaaaaaaaataggtttGATATTATAAAGTCGTATGAAACATTGAATTATTTAGACACGTCcgtcaaaaatataataataaatgtaaTAATAATTGGAATACTTAATTAGAAAGCAAAAGAAAGATATATTTCACAAGTAATAGTCAATTAAccattatattttatacaatatCAATTTCCAAGACATATGACATTTTATTATCACTGTCATTGTCGACATAATATTTTCAGAAAGCATAATAAATTCTGAAAAGTATTGTGTAATTTCCTACCTAAGCGtaaattttattaagaaaattcaaaatattaactTAATATCGTATATATTTTCGATTGATGAGAGTGAGTGTAAAATGGATGGATAATTGTTGTGTGACTTTTATGTGACAAAATAAAGAATACTTACTAATGAAATGATTACCCCGATATATAATAGAATTTTATGGCTTCAATGTCAAATTTGTGTGCCTAAAATGTGTGATTTGAAGCATGTAGTTATATATTATAGCTTGAAAGAACATTACTAATagccaaaaaaatgaaaaaaagacataattcACCATGTATCGCGGTGTTTGAATAGACATATAACAAGCATGTGAGCATCAAAAACTAAGAAGTTCGattcaaattaaagaataactatatatatctgAGTGAAAATGAGATCGAATTATCATAGACTTTATGATAGGGGGctattttagttaaatttgatattatttacATTATTATTAGCAGGTTAATCAAATTCACATTTCATACCGGTCCAAACTATATATCGACACTTCATTAAAGCTAACGCAAATTATGAGATACTTTGATTGCGTAGAATATCTATTTCTACCATTCAAATCGATTCACACAATTTTCTACTAAAAGAAGTATTACCAAGATAATATTGAggtatataaataataatatataatttatcgacaaaaaaaactatatagtaatgaaaaaaaaaagataagtgGGGTGATGAAATTGAGAATAATTGAAGTAGAAGTGGGACGGAGTTAGACTTAGGTTGCacgtggatcaatttttgtccCAAATTGCTCTTTTGCTATTTGTACCTTTTCCTCTTTCTATATAGCGATGTTTCAAccaataattcaattttaaaaatgatacttcactattactattacttttTGGTCGTCTCTTCAAAATAATAATCGTTTTTGTTAGGAGTATTTTTTATCAGAGTTTTTCTGTATGAATTTAGATTAGTCGAGTTTAAGATAGCACCAAACACATAAtggataacaaaaaaaaacttaaacttATTGAACATAAGATATGGTTGCATTGacatacataattattttaacaaCAAGAAGTAAACGCATTTCaattaatatattcaatatGTACGCCTAACAGACTTGTAGGCTTGCATGAGTGAAGATGGATGAACATGATGCAAATTCAACATTGAAAagttttgtaaaatataataattaacataagTTCATGCATTATATGTACTTTTGGGATCGATTATGACATAATCCGAAGGATAAATACATGAGATATATTGGATCAAAGCAGATAATACGTATGATGAATTTGGTTCGACAAAATCGGAGGAAATAGgtgttgggttctgaagggtGATTAAGGCGTCATGCGAAAGCTTAcaaattgcaaatcatatagttgataaatcagataacaaaaaacttatactaaaaacataatattattatatgaaaactagtataaaagaaaaatattataaactttAGAGagataaatctccccataaactaaactcttaaacgtctacattgtggatgttattgttgcgatattagaagaaacaaacctatatttatagagtcctaaaaccttccctactagaaaaggagtcctaaaaggagagaataaaccaaatataaaataatattatattttcttttcaagaaaagtaaaaacatttatggtaatgttttgttttttctttaaggaaaaataaatctttaattatgataagaaaatcagggcaaaaccctaacaataGGTATGAAAAGAACCCGATTCTAATAATTGAGAGTAACATGTCTTGCATTTCCTCAAgttcatttaaaatattataataaaatgtttACTATATCGTATTATATAAGTAGTGAAGTAAAATATACTAGGGAAAGATTCTATCGATctgttttgaatatatttgtataatatttcttacttagattcaattattattattagagatAAAATTAAGTGTTTTATTACTG
This genomic window contains:
- the LOC125854210 gene encoding cytokinin riboside 5'-monophosphate phosphoribohydrolase LOG1-like, producing MENNHQTQIQATKTSRFKRICVFCGSSPGKKPSYQLAAIQLGNQLVERNIDLVYGGGSVGLMGLVSQSVFNGGRHVLGVIPKTLMPREITGESVGEVRAVSGMHQRKAEMARQADAFIALPGGYGTLEELLEVITWAQLGIHDKPVGLLNVDGYYNSLLSFIDKAVDEGFVTPSARHIIISAPTAQELMSRLEDYVPKHNGVAPKLSWEMEQQLGYTTTKLEIAR